From a region of the Triticum aestivum cultivar Chinese Spring chromosome 7D, IWGSC CS RefSeq v2.1, whole genome shotgun sequence genome:
- the LOC123164899 gene encoding transcription factor MAMYB, translating to MEFIDDDWDSQPRARVVHSRADAAANSSSPTANPASRSLPHVAACAAAAVLLLAAAYSLDSAYQVFASILVWIASSLLLAPFAPSSATGGDISVGRGSLLPDQEPSQEPTPDPIAPSRRGRRQNAAPPPPKSSDPVAPPVQPPPRRQEAMGAGTAVLDGVEREEVGEWTDQEMELLRRQMLKHPAGEPQRWEKIATVFGGRRTPESVIRAAKSGGAAAAGGSFEQFLRKRKPLDPRAGAADADTGGNAGGGDGGWSAGEDRSLLNALKEFPKDTAMRWEKVAAAVPGKTKAGCMKRVTELKRDFRSSKEP from the coding sequence aTGGAGTTCATCGACGACGACTGGGACTCCCAGCCGCGCGCGCGCGTCGTCCACTCCCGCGCCGATGCCGCCGCCAATTCCTCATCCCCCACTGCGAATCCCGCGTCCCGCTCTCTCCCCCACGTCGCCGCCTGCGCCGCTGCAGCCGTGCTCCTCCTCGCCGCAGCCTACTCCCTCGACTCGGCCTACCAGGTCTTCGCCTCCATTCTCGTTTGGATCGCATCCTCGCTGCTCCTCGCCCCCTTCGCGCCATCCTCCGCCACCGGCGGCGACATCTCCGTCGGCCGCGGCAGCCTCCTCCCCGACCAGGAACCGTCCCAGGAGCCCACCCCGGACCCCATCGCCCCCTCCCGCCGGGGTCGCCGCCAgaacgccgccccgccgcccccaaAGTCGTCAGATCCGGTCGCTCCTCCCGTCCAGCCGCCTCCACGGCGGCAGGAGGCGATGGGTGCGGGGACCGCTGTTCTGGACGGCGTGGAGAGGGAGGAGGTTGGCGAGTGGACCGACCAAGAAATGGAGCTTCTCCGGCGGCAGATGCTGAAGCACCCGGCAGGAGAGCCCCAACGCTGGGAGAAGATCGCCACAGTGTTCGGCGGCCGCCGCACGCCGGAGAGCGTCATCCGCGCAGCAAAGTCAGGCGGCGCCGCGGCGGCTGGTGGCTCGTTTGAGCAGTTCCTGCGCAAGCGAAAGCCGCTGGACCCAAGGGCCGGGGCCGCTGACGCTGACACAGGTGGCAATGCTGGAGGAGGGGACGGTGGTTGGAGTGCTGGCGAGGACCGTTCTCTGCTGAACGCGCTCAAGGAGTTCCCTAAGGACACGGCAATGAGGTGGGAGAAGGTGGCCGCAGCAGTGCCTGGGAAGACAAAGGCCGGGTGCATGAAGAGGGTCACCGAACTCAAGCGTGACTTTCGGAGCAGCAAGGAGCCATAG